From Planctomycetia bacterium, one genomic window encodes:
- a CDS encoding DUF1778 domain-containing protein: MTFYLGGRKVSGMSSKEPKPKRGRPATGTTPKRYFRMDDESWALVENAAQAEGKTVSDFIREVILRAARRKG; this comes from the coding sequence TTGACATTTTATTTGGGTGGACGTAAAGTGTCCGGCATGAGTTCAAAAGAACCCAAGCCTAAACGTGGAAGACCGGCGACGGGAACGACGCCGAAGCGCTATTTCAGAATGGACGACGAGTCGTGGGCACTCGTCGAGAATGCCGCGCAAGCAGAAGGGAAGACAGTCTCCGACTTCATTCGCGAAGTGATACTGCGGGCTGCGAGACGGAAGGGCTAA
- a CDS encoding N-6 DNA methylase translates to MAKSSETRTEGVARELLEIRGWNLSRPPKGNLLWKNEYRDYPHLLEALSGRGKKGRGGDGYPDFLVVTADSNPMPLIVGEAKASEDSIDTAVHEACNFYGEAFTDHGMRVLAAGIAGNDHSNIAVQVSKRSFRKWRPIEYREHPIQWLPTPEETNRLLTNDELYDLQPRIPSGEVLARRADEINRILRECKIKDEYRPAVTGAFMLALWQSKGQIRMHPEHILTDINSACKKAFIRSGKIELAESILVPEANEKLAVKAPRICYILRLLNVTTLTAEHDYLGQLYETFFRFTGGNTIGQFFTPRHVTRFVVDLCEVNKNDVVVDPTCGTGGFLIAALYKMMGDRHLTHDQISDLVRGHLAGFESEPITAALCVANMILRGDGTTGIYKGDCFSHPSYPTGKANVVVGNPPFPHKKTDEPSERFVDRALEALDARGTLAMIVPESLLVKPSKRKWRKKTLAGNSLRAVMTLPGELFQPYAAATTAILILEKGVPHNAKRPTFFCRITNDGYRLQKNVRLERAGEQLSEAMDAYRKNKSIAGFCVWGSVDGTEWSPGNYIEGISQTPEMIQSEVDVVIRSQAAFHATFAPQLSAFRALISSGEVAPKSYAELIKKKKAKKTKESNKKADTPAPAAGTIGEMFDIYYGQGALESKRNLLPGAVPIISSAGSNNGCYGFFEFSQVANAIAPSFVTVPKTGSIGEAFVQEWPCGVTSDCLLLMPKNGTDQIDLYIAAAMVRLEKWRFNYGRKITPTRVSKIAFPRTAELREWVATKLRSLRPIVSVTLHGLSGLEDASARFKGLADEWRRGRGHKSTVAKLVVHPAYQQIIGMGEAVVPLLLREMELRPSHWSWALRAITGTDPVPESARGKLDQMATSWVNWGKEQGYIW, encoded by the coding sequence ATGGCCAAATCATCGGAAACACGAACCGAAGGCGTGGCTCGCGAACTTTTAGAGATTCGCGGGTGGAATCTTTCGCGCCCACCAAAAGGGAACTTGCTCTGGAAAAACGAGTACCGAGATTACCCACATCTTCTGGAAGCACTGTCAGGCCGAGGCAAGAAGGGCCGAGGGGGCGACGGCTACCCGGATTTCTTAGTCGTAACCGCTGACTCGAATCCGATGCCGCTTATAGTCGGCGAGGCAAAGGCTTCCGAGGATTCGATCGACACCGCCGTTCATGAGGCGTGCAACTTTTACGGCGAAGCCTTCACCGACCACGGAATGAGGGTGCTGGCTGCCGGCATCGCCGGGAACGACCATTCGAATATCGCCGTTCAGGTAAGCAAGCGATCCTTCCGAAAGTGGCGACCGATTGAGTATCGCGAGCATCCGATTCAGTGGTTGCCGACGCCGGAGGAGACGAACCGCCTATTAACAAACGATGAACTGTATGATCTCCAGCCCCGCATTCCATCCGGCGAGGTCCTGGCAAGGCGAGCGGACGAGATCAATCGCATTCTTCGAGAGTGCAAGATCAAGGACGAATACCGGCCTGCAGTAACCGGCGCATTCATGCTGGCTCTTTGGCAATCCAAGGGGCAGATTCGCATGCATCCCGAGCATATCCTTACGGATATCAATAGCGCCTGCAAAAAGGCGTTCATTCGTTCCGGAAAGATCGAGCTAGCCGAAAGCATTTTGGTCCCGGAGGCCAATGAAAAGCTGGCCGTTAAGGCCCCTCGTATTTGCTACATCCTCCGACTGCTTAACGTTACGACGCTCACGGCAGAGCACGACTATCTCGGCCAGCTCTATGAAACGTTTTTCCGATTCACCGGCGGAAATACGATCGGGCAGTTCTTTACGCCGCGGCACGTTACTCGATTTGTCGTTGATCTATGCGAGGTAAATAAGAACGACGTCGTGGTCGATCCGACGTGCGGTACGGGTGGGTTCCTAATCGCCGCTCTCTATAAAATGATGGGCGATCGCCACCTTACCCATGATCAAATAAGCGACCTTGTTCGCGGGCATCTTGCCGGTTTTGAAAGCGAGCCGATCACTGCTGCGCTGTGCGTCGCAAACATGATTCTTCGTGGCGATGGCACGACCGGAATCTACAAGGGTGATTGCTTCAGTCATCCCAGTTATCCGACCGGCAAAGCCAATGTCGTTGTGGGAAATCCGCCGTTTCCGCACAAGAAAACCGACGAACCTTCAGAGCGGTTCGTTGATCGAGCCCTAGAGGCGCTGGATGCCCGGGGAACGCTAGCGATGATCGTTCCCGAATCGCTCTTAGTAAAGCCATCGAAGCGGAAATGGCGGAAGAAGACGCTCGCGGGGAACTCGTTACGTGCGGTAATGACGCTTCCGGGCGAACTTTTTCAGCCGTACGCGGCCGCCACGACTGCAATTCTCATCTTAGAGAAAGGAGTCCCACACAACGCGAAACGGCCGACCTTTTTCTGTCGGATAACCAATGACGGCTACCGCCTGCAAAAAAACGTTCGTCTAGAGCGTGCGGGTGAGCAGTTGTCGGAAGCCATGGACGCCTACCGAAAGAATAAGTCCATTGCGGGATTTTGCGTTTGGGGATCTGTGGACGGCACCGAGTGGTCTCCGGGAAATTATATCGAAGGCATTTCGCAAACGCCGGAGATGATCCAATCGGAGGTTGACGTCGTAATCCGTAGTCAAGCAGCATTCCATGCAACATTTGCCCCGCAATTAAGCGCATTTAGAGCTTTGATCAGCAGCGGAGAAGTGGCACCTAAGTCGTATGCGGAACTAATCAAGAAGAAGAAGGCGAAAAAGACGAAGGAGTCAAACAAAAAGGCTGATACGCCCGCGCCGGCAGCTGGCACGATCGGTGAGATGTTTGACATCTACTACGGCCAAGGCGCGCTGGAAAGCAAGAGAAACTTGCTTCCCGGTGCGGTGCCGATCATCTCATCAGCAGGGTCCAATAACGGATGCTACGGATTTTTCGAATTCTCGCAGGTAGCCAACGCAATCGCCCCGTCCTTTGTTACCGTTCCGAAAACTGGAAGCATCGGCGAAGCGTTTGTTCAGGAGTGGCCGTGCGGGGTTACTTCGGACTGCTTGCTGTTAATGCCGAAAAATGGAACGGACCAGATTGATTTGTATATCGCGGCAGCAATGGTTCGGCTGGAAAAATGGCGGTTTAATTACGGTAGAAAAATCACGCCGACTCGGGTATCAAAGATTGCCTTTCCGCGCACCGCAGAATTGCGGGAGTGGGTGGCGACTAAATTAAGATCACTGCGGCCGATCGTCAGCGTAACTTTGCATGGCCTGAGCGGACTTGAGGATGCATCAGCACGATTTAAAGGTCTCGCGGACGAATGGCGACGTGGGCGCGGGCATAAGTCAACCGTTGCAAAGCTCGTCGTTCATCCCGCGTATCAGCAAATTATCGGAATGGGCGAGGCTGTCGTTCCTCTTCTTCTCAGGGAAATGGAACTTCGGCCGTCGCATTGGTCGTGGGCGCTGAGAGCGATTACCGGAACGGACCCTGTGCCGGAGTCTGCTCGCGGGAAGCTTGATCAAATGGCAACATCATGGGTTAACTGGGGCAAAGAACAGGGGTACATCTGGTGA